From one Brachypodium distachyon strain Bd21 chromosome 4, Brachypodium_distachyon_v3.0, whole genome shotgun sequence genomic stretch:
- the LOC112272433 gene encoding uncharacterized protein LOC112272433, whose protein sequence is MPDRRCWWWRPGRTAVDLEPNHQDGWVAAVDIGNKALKAIGRYYLPDDFYYSRGYDPEHPLCASTLSRHLDLTSGNQVSACRKKTEAKRPANHRIVTSIPVDSYERRAKIRRLLEMAGKTKCARNSPESIMQNNHIFPGLSCWKQSATTALLQVCIIGPCSWLSQLRATVATIKTTVDV, encoded by the exons ATGCCGGATAGgcgctgctggtggtggcgcCCGGGACGAACAGCCGTTGATC TGGAACCCAATCATCAGGATGGATGGGTGGCTGCTGTTGACATAGGAAACAAGGCACTGAAAGCAATCGGACGCTATTATCTTCCAGATGATTTTTATTACAGCCGTGGCTATGACCCTGAGCATCCTTTATGTGCCTCTACATTGTCCCGCCATCTGGATTTGACTTCAG GCAATCAAGTCTCAGCTTGTCGCAAGAAGACCGAGGCTAAAAGGCCTGCAAATCATCGAATAGTAACCTCA ATCCCTGTGGATTCCTACGAACGAAGGGCCAAAATCCGAAG GCTATTGGAAATGGCTGGGAAAACAAAGTGTGCACGAAATTCTCCTGAGAGTATTATGCAAAATAATCATATTTTTCCAGGTCTATCCTGTTGGAAACAATCTG CCACCACAGCTTTGCTTCAAGTATGCATCATTGGCCCCTGTTCATGGTTGTCACAACTACGAGCCACAGTGGCGACCATCAAAACAACAGTCGACGTCTAG
- the LOC100836390 gene encoding uncharacterized protein LOC100836390, whose amino-acid sequence MPDSPPSQTPKPKPKRHLLVLLTAPSLLAVALAVVFATSTNPLPRLLHLLFRPSPSLLRPPEPGPLADTSRDAAGRPPCVLWMAPFASGGGYCSEAWSYVASLDANVAADVGANFTLAIAHHGDLESPEFWHGLPEQSKNLAYRLATAPCELSRAVVVCHSEPGAWYPPMYESLPCPPTGYDEPAFVIGRTMFETDRVSPEHVRRCNQMDAVWVPTDFHMSTFVKSGVDPSKVVKVVQAVDVTFFDPAKHVALPLPIGFSVMAPDDSDSTWNTVNSKAKGFVFLSVYKWEQRKGWDVLLRAFLQEFSGADDVALYLLINAYHSDTDFSGKIHRFVKNSSIEEPVLGWAEVRVIDEHVPQSALPRLYKAADAFVLPSRGEGWGRPVVEAMAMELPVIVTNWSGPTEYLTEQNGYPLDVDRLTEVTEGPFKGHLCAEPSVEHLRGLMRLVFEDPEEGRRKGRKAREDMAEKFSPEVVARIVADQIQQVLVSTQQTDD is encoded by the coding sequence ATGCCAGACTCACCGCCCTCCCAAACACCTAAACCCAAACCCAAACGCCACCTTCTCGTCCTCCTCACGGCGCcctccctcctcgccgtcgccctcgccgtcgtcttcgCGACCTCCACCAACCCCCTTccacgcctcctccacctgctCTTCAGGCCGAGCCCTTCCCTTCTCCGTCCGCCGGAGCCAGGCCCCCTGGCAGACACATCGAGGGATGCGGCGGGACGCCCACCATGTGTTCTGTGGATGGCCCCTTTCGCTTCCGGGGGCGGCTACTGCTCGGAGGCCTGGTCCTACGTCGCCTCTCTTGATGCAAATGTCGCCGCTGACGTCGGTGCGAACTTCACCCTCGCGATCGCTCACCACGGCGACCTCGAGTCGCCGGAGTTCTGGCATGGCTTGCCCGAGCAGTCCAAGAACCTGGCGTACAGGCTCGCCACTGCACCTTGTGAGCTCTCGCGGGCTGTCGTTGTGTGTCACAGCGAGCCTGGCGCGTGGTACCCACCGATGTACGAGTCTCTGCCTTGCCCGCCTACCGGGTACGATGAGCCGGCGTTCGTCATTGGCCGGACAATGTTTGAGACTGATCGTGTCTCGCCGGAGCATGTCAGACGCTGCAACCAGATGGATGCTGTCTGGGTACCGACAGACTTCCATATGTCGACATTCGTGAAGAGCGGAGTGGATCCCTCAAAGGTCGTCAAAGTGGTACAGGCTGTCGATGTCACGTTCTTTGATCCGGCCAAGCACGTcgcccttcctcttccaattGGTTTCTCTGTCATGGCGCCTGATGATTCTGATTCAACATGGAATACCGTTAACTCCAAAGCCAAAGGTTTTGTGTTTCTAAGTGTGTACAAATGGGAGCAGAGAAAGGGCTGGGATGTGCTGCTGAGAGCCTTCTTGCAGGAGTTCTCCGGAGCTGATGATGTCGCACTCTACCTACTGATCAATGCCTATCACTCTGACACAGATTTCAGTGGGAAAATCCACAGATTTGTGAAAAACAGCAGCATTGAGGAGCCAGTGCTAGGATGGGCAGAAGTTCGGGTGATTGATGAGCATGTTCCACAATCTGCGCTTCCAAGGTTGTACAAGGCTGCAGATGCATTTGTGCTACCTTCGCGTGGTGAGGGCTGGGGCAGGCCGGTGGTCGAAGCCATGGCCATGGAACTGCCAGTGATTGTGACGAATTGGTCAGGCCCAACAGAATACCTGACTGAACAGAATGGGTACCCGTTAGACGTCGATAGGCTGACTGAGGTCACAGAAGGGCCATTCAAGGGTCATCTCTGTGCTGAGCCATCAGTTGAACATCTGCGAGGTTTGATGAGATTGGTCTTTGAAGATCCAGAAGAGGGGAGGAGAAAAGGGAGGAAGGCAAGGGAGGACATGGCCGAGAAATTCTCACCAGAGGTTGTGGCAAGGATTGTTGCTGATCAGATACAACAGGTGCTTGTCAGTACTCAGCAGACAGATGACTAA
- the LOC100836697 gene encoding chlorophyll a-b binding protein 7, chloroplastic: MPPPLLLRCPSPPPTSVAVSHRRRWRRGRCPEPVRASWQELAGVLVFSAVPFTAVKALAGSPLGALLRRRLEDRKASAAAEADALRAAARQARSSSFWFGEARPRWLGPIPYDYPEHLAGEFPGDYGFDIAGLGRDPVAFANYFNFEILHCRWAMLAALGVVIPELLDLFGIVHFVEPVWWKVGYAKLQGDTLDYLGITGLRIAGGQGVIVIAICQALLMVGPEYARYCGIEALEPLGIYLPGDINYPGGALFDPLGLSKDPVGFEELKVKEIKNGRLAMVAWLGFYLQAAVTGKGPVQNLVEHLSDPLHNNILSSFH, from the exons atgcctcctcccctcctcctccgctgcccctcgccgccgcccacctccgTTGCCGTCTCCCACcgtcggcggtggaggcgggggaggtgTCCCGAACCGGTGCGGGCCTCCTGGCAGGAGCTGGCGGGAGTGCTGGTGTTCTCCGCCGTCCCCTTCACCGCCGTCAAGGCCCTCGCCGGTAGCCCCCTTggcgccctcctccgccgccgcctcgaggACAGGAAGGcctcagccgccgccgaggccgacgCCCTCCGTGCTGCCGCCCGCCAAGCCCGCAGCTCCAG cTTTTGGTTCGGGGAAGCTCGGCCTCGGTGGCTCGGTCCCATCCCCTACGACTACCCGGAGCATCTGGCCGGAGAGTTCCCGGGCGATTATGGGTTCGATATAGCAGGTCTGGGCAGGGATCCCGTTGCTTTCGCAAACTACTTTAA CTTTGAGATCTTACATTGTCGGTGGGCCATGCTTGCTGCTCTTGGTGTTGTTATTCCTGAGCTCTTAGATCTATTTGGGATAGTGCATTTTGTTGAGCCTGTCTGGTGGAAAGTTGGTTATGCAAAACTTCAG GGTGATACCCTTGATTACCTTGGTATTACTGGTTTACGAATCGCTGGTGGTCAAGGTGTCATTGTTATCGCTATCTGTCAAGCCCTTTTGATG GTTGGGCCAGAATATGCGAGATACTGTGGGATTGAGGCACTAGAACCCTTAGGAATATATCTTCCTGGGGACATAAACTACCCAGGTGGAGCACTATTCGATCCCTTGGGGCTGTCCAAAGATCCTGTTGGGTTTGAAGAACTCAAGGTGAAGGAGATCAAGAACGGTCGCCTGGCAATGGTTGCATGGCTCGGATTCTACCTCCAGGCGGCTGTAACCGGCAAGGGCCCTGTGCAGAACCTTGTCGAACACTTGTCAGATCCACTCCACAACAACATTTTATCCTCTTTCCATTGA
- the LOC100837011 gene encoding ferrochelatase-2, chloroplastic: MECVRSGVLDLQCSAEFSGKSGSTRSCGKASCYANFAGSTKYEQNLHSKVKPWVLSASGTSSFVHRSPVLKHRHNLVVRSTSADVCTTFDENINGVSSHAVEDKVGVLLLNLGGPETLNDVQPFLFNLFADPDIIRLPRLFRFLQRPLAKLISTFRAPKSKEGYASIGGGSPLRRITDDQANALKVALKKKNLEADIYVGMRYWYPFTEEAINQIKKDKITKLVVLPLYPQYSISTSGSSIRVLQNIVKEDPYFAGLPISIIESWYQREGYVKSMADLIENELSIFSTPEEVMIFFSAHGVPLTYVKDAGDPYRDQMEDCIALIMEELRSRGTLNDHTLAYQSRVGPVQWLKPYTDEVLVELGQKGVKSLLAVPVSFVSEHIETLEEIDMEYKELALESGIENWGRVPALGCTSSFISDLADAVVEALPSASAIATRKAIDTDPDMDMMHSLTKMFFGSILAFLLLLSPRLILAVRNTLR; this comes from the exons ATGGAGTGCGTCCGCTCCGGGGTTCTTGATCTGCAGTGCTCGGCAGAGTTCTCGGGAAAGAGCGGTTCCACGAG GTCCTGTGGTAAAGCCAGTTGTTATGCGAATTTCGCTGGTTCTACCAAATATGAGCAGAACTTGCACAGCAAGGTTAAACCATGGGTATTATCAGCAAGTGGAACCTCTAGTTTTGTTCACAGAAGTCCAGTACTTAAACATCGGCACAATCTTGTTGTAAGATCCACCTCGGCAGATGTATGTACTACTTTTGATGAAAATATCAATGGTGTATCTTCACATGCTGTTGAAGACAAGGTTGGAGTACTCTTATTAAATCTTGGTGGTCCAGAGACCCTGAATGATGTTCAACCATTTTTGTTCAACCTCTTCGCAGATCCA GATATCATTCGACTCCCTAGGCTATTCAGGTTTCTTCAAAGACCACTGGCCAAACTTATCTCTACTTTTAGGGCCCCTAAGAGTAAAGAGGGGTATGCTTCAATTGGTGGTGGATCACCTCTGCGGAGAATTACCGACGATCAG GCTAATGCTTTGAAGGTTGCactaaaaaagaagaatttgGAAGCTGATATATATGTTGGAATGAGGTATTGGTACCCTTTCACTGAAGAAGCCATCAATCAG ATTAAGAAGGATAAAATTACCAAGCTTGTGGTTCTTCCACTATACCCTCAGTACTCCATATCAACAAGTGGATCAAGCATCCGTGTTCTCCAAAACATTGTCAA GGAAGATCCATATTTTGCTGGCTTGCCGATTTCCATTATTGAATCATGGTACCAGCGGGAGGGCTATGTGAAATCAATGGCTGACTTAATTGAGAATGAATTGTCAATTTTTTCGACTCCTGAAGAG GTCATGATATTCTTCAGTGCACATGGAGTACCACTTACCTATGTTAAGGATGCTGGAGACCCCTACAGAGATCAGATGGAGGACTGCATTGCTTTGATAATGGAGGAGTTGAGATCCAGAGGAACCTTGAATGACCATACTCTCGCTTACCAG AGTCGAGTAGGGCCAGTTCAGTGGCTTAAGCCATATACTGATGAAGTTTTAGTCGAACTCGGTCAAAAGGGTGTAAAGAGTCTCCTGGCTGTTCCTGTAAG CTTCGTGAGTGAGCATATTGAGACATTAGAAGAAATCGATATGGAGTACAAGGAGTTGGCTCTAGAGTCAGGTATTGAGAACTGGGGCAGGGTTCCAGCTCTTGGGTGCACCTCATCCTTCATCTCGGACCTTGCTGATGCTGTCGTCGAAGCCCTTCCCTCTGCTTCTGCAATTGCTACCAGAAAGGCTATCGACACAGACCCTGACATGGACATGATGCATTCCTTGACCAAGATGTTTTTTGGCTCGATCTTGGCCTTCCTTCTGCTGTTATCACCAAGACTGATTTTGGCTGTCCGGAACACTCTGCGTTGA